In Lycium ferocissimum isolate CSIRO_LF1 chromosome 11, AGI_CSIRO_Lferr_CH_V1, whole genome shotgun sequence, a single genomic region encodes these proteins:
- the LOC132036543 gene encoding beta-glucosidase 47-like gives MEPNTVMLFFALSVCFSSFIVSFSQTEKLSIVKESVSFPSNFLFGTASSCYQFEGAFLSDGKGLNNWDVFTHEAGHIADGSNGDIALDHYNRYQEDIKLMEDMGVNSFRFSISWARILPKGMYGDVNMAGIQHYNKLIDALLHKGIQPLVTLVHYDIPQELEDRYGGWLSPKIQKDFSYYANICFKYFGDRVKYWVTINEPNVMAVRGYRSGTFPPARCFGSFGNCSAGNSEKEPFIAAHNMILSHAAAVSIYKNRYQERQGGMIGISLNTQWYEPFSNSPDDNSAAQRARSFVYNWFLDPIIFGRYPEEMQQILGNNLPAFSRIDLKKLNNGLDFIGINHYTAAYIKDCLYSTCEHGYSWSEGSYFRATEKDSVYIGKPTTMDWLFVYPQGMEKLVMYMKDRFNNTPIIITENAFFESDNPNSSLEDALNDTQRVEYMHSYLNSLENAMREGADVRGYFAWSFFGQL, from the exons ATGGAACCAAATACTGTAATGTTGTTTTTTGCACTTAGTGTTTGTTTTTCTAGTTTCATTGTATCATTTTCTCAGACAGAAAAACTTAGTATTGTCAAAGAATCGGTTTCATTTCCAAGCAATTTCTTGTTTGGAACAGCCTCTTCTTGTTACCAg TTTGAAGGAGCTTTTCTCAGTGATGGGAAAGGCCTAAACAATTGGGATGTTTTCACTCATGAAGCTG GTCACATAGCAGATGGAAGTAATGGAGACATTGCTCTCGATCATTATAATCGATATCAG GAGGACATCAAGCTCATGGAAGATATGGGAGTGAATAGCTTTCGTTTCTCTATCTCATGGGCAAGAATTTTGCCTA AGGGGATGTATGGAGATGTCAATATGGCTGGAATTCAGCACTACAATAAGCTGATTGATGCACTCCTACACAAAG GGATCCAACCATTAGTCACCTTAGTACATTATGACATACCTCAAGAACTTGAAGACAGATATGGAGGTTGGCTAAGTCCCAAAATACA GAAAGATTTCAGTTATTATGCAAACATATGTTTCAAATATTTTGGGGACAGAGTGAAATATTGGGTGACTATAAATGAACCAAATGTAATGGCGGTTCGTGGCTATAGATCGGGGACATTCCCGCCTGCAAGATGCTTCGGTTCGTTTGGTAATTGCAGTGCTGGGAATTCAGAAAAAGAGCCTTTTATAGCAGCACATAATATGATTTTATCTCATGCAGCTGCTGTTAGCATTTACAAAAACAGATATCAG GAAAGACAAGGAGGTATGATTGGAATTTCCTTGAATACACAATGGTATGAACCTTTTAGCAATTCCCCAGACGACAATTCTGCAGCGCAGAGAGCTCGATCTTTCGTTTACAACTG GTTCTTAGACCCTATTATATTTGGAAGATATCCTGaggaaatgcaacaaattttggGAAACAACCTGCCTGCATTTTCAAGAATTGATTTGAAAAAACTGAATAATGGCTTAGATTTCATTGGCATCAATCATTACACAGCTGCTTATATTAAAGATTGCTTGTACTCTACCTGTGAACATGGATATTCTTGGTCAGAGGGTTCCTATTTTCGTGCTACAGAAAAAGATAGTGTGTACATTGGGAAACCC ACTACAATGGACTGGCTATTCGTGTACCCTCAAGGAATGGAAAAGCTTGTGATGTATATGAAGGACAGATTCAACAATACTCCAATAATCATCACTGAGAATG CATTCTTTGAGAGTGACAATCCCAATTCTTCCCTAGAAGATGCCCTTAATGACACTCAAAGAGTAGAGTACATGCATAGCTACTTGAATTCCTTGGAAAATGCAATGAG GGAAGGTGCAGATGTGAGGGGGTACTTCGCTTGGTCGTTCTTTGGACAACTTTGA
- the LOC132037991 gene encoding polyadenylate-binding protein RBP45-like, protein MAAPPPQQQYQPPQQWMAAQQQQQQPGSYQVAPLQQQSAAYYYQQPQQQQTQYGAAAAAQPASADEIKSLWIGDLQFWMDEQYIQSCFAHTGEVVSAKVIRNKQTGQSEGYGFIEFVSHAAAERTLQTYNGTMMPNSEQPFRLNWASLGSGEKRLDNGPEYTIFVGDLAADVTDYMLQETFRANYPSVKGAKVVTDRVTGRTKGYGFVKFADESEQMHAMTEMNGKFCSTRPMRIGPAANKKSLAGGQVQASYQSTNGTQNEDDPTNTTIFVGNLDANVTDDHLRQVFGHYGQLLHVKIPVGKRCGFVQFADRSCAEEALRSLTGTQLGGQSIRLSWGRSPSNKQQPQADPSQYGGYYGYTAGYDAAAAYGYAQPAQDPNMYYAGYAGYGNYPPQQQQPQ, encoded by the exons ATGGCGGCTccaccaccacaacaacaataccagccACCACAACAATGGATGGCGGctcagcagcaacaacaacaaccaggATCATATCAGGTTGCGCCGCTGCAACAACAATCGGCTGCGTATTATTATCAGCAACCTCAGCAACAGCAAACTCAGTACGGCGCGGCGGCGGCGGCTCAGCCGGCTAGTGCCGATGAAATAAAGAGTTTGTGGATCGGAGATCTACAGTTTTGGATGGATGAACAATACATTCAAAGTTGCTTCGCTCATACTGGAGAG GTGGTCTCTGCTAAAGTTATCCGTAACAAGCAAACTGGACAATCTGAGGGTTATGGATTTATTGAGTTTGTTAGTCATGCAGCTGCAGAAAGGACCCTACAAACATATAATGGCACCATGATGCCTAATAGTGAGCAACCCTTTAGACTCAACTGGGCATCACTCGGTTCGGGTGAAAAACGTTTAGATAATGGTCCTGAATACACAATTTTTGTTGGAGACTTGGCAGCTGATGTCACTGACTATATGCTTCAAGAGACATTCAGGGCAAACTACCCCTCAGTCAAGGGTGCCAAGGTTGTGACCGATAGGGTCACTGGGCGAACAAAGGGTTATGGGTTTGTTAAATTCGCGGATGAAAGCGAGCAAATGCATGCTATGACTGAGATGAATGGGAAGTTCTGCTCCACTAGGCCAATGCGAATAGGTCCTGCAGCTAACAAGAAGAGCTTAGCTGGTGGTCAGGTGCAAG CTTCATATCAAAGTACCAATGGAACTCAAAATGAGGATGACCCTACTAATACAACT ATATTTGTTGGGAATTTGGATGCCAATGTTACGGATGACCATCTAAGGCAGGTTTTCGGACATTATGGACAGTTGCTTCATGTGAAAATACCAGTAGGCAAACGATGTGGCTTTGTTCAGTTTGCTGATAG GAGTTGTGCTGAGGAAGCTCTAAGATCATTGACTGGAACTCAGCTAGGTGGACAAAGTATCCGCCTTTCATGGGGTCGTAGTCCTTCCAACAAGCAGCAG CCTCAGGCTGACCCAAGCCAGTATGGTGGTTATTATGGTTATACAGCTGGATATGATGCCGCCGCTGCCTATGGTTATGCTCAACCTGCTCAGGATCCTAATATGTATTATGCGGGTTATGCTGGCTATGGAAATTACCCTCCACAGCAGCAGCAACCACAG TGA
- the LOC132036498 gene encoding uncharacterized protein LOC132036498: MNDQHKQENPTAPTILPAKRRRGRPRNDEGPAKRIILQTPITPVPEMSQKESTDGNMLGQIVSGVIDGSFDAGYFLSVKLGNNATMLRGLVFEPGRFFPITAANDIAPQVKMHHRSRVITLQDQENSTKKQLDMPPGQILPDNRHADRDEMLKIRCQFTPLLENLRMVEQDEVMEVFEVMNQSERPELNAEPSKFVDFSESMLGSKASEGTSASTSKGENQYNNNVVDKSQEMDLDRKQVDSEVVENKSNLETLLQPRELVQCEQQKLEIHRAPRIDTQELPTINPEIQLKQLSQSGPGNQDFQPHQTPPFLELNFVAQESVAAESKLQPSDPILSELKNSSFEVHFIDMPQAVESVQENPRQVLPQESVSGSMDVMMEKQSSTNIKEQQSSDVGTQVKVLGKEETSHEREQASDLN; encoded by the coding sequence ATGAATGATCAACATAAACAAGAAAATCCCACAGCTCCAACAATTCTTCCAGCAAAACGAAGGCGTGGTCGTCCTCGAAATGATGAAGGTCCAGCTAAAAGAATAATCTTACAGACTCCAATAACTCCAGTACCTGAAATGAGCCAAAAAGAGAGCACTGATGGAAACATGTTGGGACAAATAGTTTCTGGTGTCATTGATGGTTCTTTTGATGCAGGTTACTTCCTTTCTGTTAAGCTCGGTAACAACGCCACCATGCTCCGCGGATTAGTCTTCGAGCCGGGGCGATTTTTTCCCATTACAGCAGCAAATGACATTGCCCCACAAGTTAAAATGCATCACAGAAGTAGAGTTATAACTCTACAAGATCAAGAAAATAGTACCAAAAAGCAGTTGGACATGCCTCCAGGACAAATTTTGCCTGATAATCGACACGCTGATAGAGATGAAATGCTCAAAATTCGATGCCAATTTACCCCTTTATTGGAAAACCTTAGAATGGTTGAACAAGACGAGGTGATGGAGGTTTTCGAAGTCATGAACCAATCAGAACGTCCTGAGTTAAATGCAGAACCAAGTAAATTTGTAGACTTTTCAGAATCCATGTTGGGATCAAAAGCTAGTGAGGGAACTAGCGCTAGCACTAGCAAAGGGGAGAACcaatataataataatgttgtcgATAAGTCTCAAGAAATGGACTTAGATCGAAAACAGGTTGATTCTGAAGTGGTGGAGAACAAGTCCAATCTTGAAACTTTACTTCAGCCAAGAGAGTTGGTTCAATGCGAACAACAGAAACTCGAGATCCACCGAGCTCCTCGTATAGATACTCAAGAACTTCCTACAATTAATCCAGAGATTCAGCTGAAACAGTTGTCACAAAGTGGACCAGGGAATCAAGATTTTCAACCCCACCAAACTCCTCCATTTCTTGAACTTAACTTTGTTGCCCAAGAATCAGTAGCAGCAGAAAGTAAACTCCAGCCAAGTGATCCAATTCTTAGTGAACtgaaaaattcatcttttgaaGTACATTTtattgacatgcctcaagctgTTGAATCTGTACAAGAGAATCCAAGACAAGTTCTTCCTCAAGAATCAGTCAGTGGATCAATGGACGTTATGATGGAAAAGCAAAGTTCTACAAATATCAAGGAACAACAAAGTAGTGATGTTGGGACACAAGTTAAGGTTTTAGGAAAGGAAGAAACTTCACATGAAAGGGAACAAGCAAGTGATCTTAATTAG